One Carassius auratus strain Wakin unplaced genomic scaffold, ASM336829v1 scaf_tig00214186, whole genome shotgun sequence DNA window includes the following coding sequences:
- the LOC113091472 gene encoding uncharacterized protein KIAA1522 homolog isoform X3, with the protein MGNSNSKKKTQANITSSHRTNKVKSIWHFRHVDKYKTAGQKQNEQGKLTVHYTASQHYQENVFIEGSRPQYLEDLHSEAQEGLKILQQEENKNGVDFQDDQTVSEENTSSKERDESLETDSTAGHSVISVSTVSAVSLRPVLTRQGSTFKPLDPVKRLDKTKRGSRRTTIMGIPQQVQRELEMTRGTTLQQRPSGEHDGEVDSCGRVALPTIDGERPSVNQKGARVHLQNIEVFHTSRDEEFLINHIHSVYQDELNRKLGIGACPATRPRSLAVPGMTTYSFLHEPQGPVMSISPQATYLSKIIPNAVLPVAIDIIEINHDHSQCSTNTVSKSSLASASPASLRSGGGTNQDPTTPSPSRSHSQSSETIVSNSSTISSKAKCLPTFDADITKEISDLIPKDINVTSSSSCKSLNSNSTNHRLDHSEIGEAGVNVRNSHSFYRNLSVMKTKLPPAPPQRTYSLHHEKLKWRSRELVDIKDLKHMSPNDGQTGRDLSSAKDHQSISNEKSSAHSSVLNSSRDFQSGNSSPQKTGEESGENKFDRTLSPSSGYSSQSGTPTHSPKEVSPTSPGKRRVKTLQPERTSVQTSPVVSVSSSMTSLSSVTSDTAHHDIQTNTTPSEPLKCSPPVTTVKNKVTPTHPTIALRELFNVPPPPKVKAPSPPPPETWIHNKRTLELLCGPDPNHHRLHQLQKQQKGSLTGKKQNTNSIHITEQTLPKIQTTGKVQSGTQLENKEAVKERNESMSPQVSEQMLVDPPDLRQNKSSTLHNELNELESTKFLKEVNQNIHTQDQRTVEDQKEKGSQKLLTKKVPTIKVDQSMLAQTNCEVKPDSEIVNTACTLKNDQTSEENKGNCIKDILNHKKLQTLGIEVPEANGISPPPSPPPEHHPPPPPTKKMLGFSVSIPPSDEDEQKQETEEQVTLLESTWPPPPPPEEESTDLIFEEQDELNFPPPPPSFIHEPLSEISINCNDESCEQPDNIELRSSNASDMASSSDQDSEIHAILPTGTVQNDMEDRQQDKPCNNVSHFSVDEDGMENTTVAPPRMSSLLPDELVQGEEMASHDSSEQTSLDTEAEYTNVPLATPLPVEDQSTVNFRRHQCLINKDNRSKELLCHQKSTPIPKEDANIPLVTPSLLQMVRLRSVIVDEDQAKNDSKPSVESTTTEDHSITSQATPQKPIRKSLTLKSNSPSKSTPATTTVQSMRLQEAIRMKTAAMSSSGVPAVLNTRLTSTSDTGPPVPSPKSPDGCDLHMSPASTASFIFSKSTKKVVIETPTSPEVQAILKQSLAAEIIQISNQAKTNGTKKPIKVPPPVAKKPVHGTNTPNRTDNVTLDKTGILTNKQMMKVEVNGQNDQVHPAGQ; encoded by the exons CAGGCCAAAAGCAGAATGAGCAAGGAAAGCTGACTGTACACTACACAGCCTCCCAGCACTACCAGGAGAATGTGTTCATAGAGGGAAGCAGGCCACAGTACCTGGAAGACCTGCATTCTGAGGCCCAGGAGGGACTGAAGATACTACAGCAGGAGG AGAACAAAAATGGAGTGGACTTTCAGGATGATCAGACTGTG TCAGAGGAAAATACAAGCTCAAAAGAAAGAGATGAATCACTTGAGACTGATAGTACTGCGGGACACTCCGTCATTTCAGTGTCAACTGTCTCAGCAGTCTCTTTACGTCCAGTACTTACACGTCAAG GCTCCACATTTAAGCCCTTGGACCCAGTTAAACGACTGGACAAGACCAAGAGGGGAAGTAGAAGAACAACTATAATGGGAATACCACAACAAGTACAAAGAGAACTGG AAATGACAAGAGGAACTACACTCCAGCAACGTCCAAGTGGAGAACATGATGGTGAAGTTGATTCCTGTGGCAGAGTTGCCCTCCCAACAATTGATGGAGAGCGCCCCTCAGTAAATCAAAAAGGAGCTCGTGTACACCTGCAGAACATTGAAGTTTTTCATACATCAAGAGATGAGGAGTTTCTAATAAACCACATCCATTCTGTCTACCAAGATGAGTTAAACCGAAAGCTTGGGATAGGAGCGTGCCCTGCAACGAGACCAAGGTCTCTTGCTGTGCCAGGGATGACCACTTACTCTTTCCTGCATGAGCCTCAAGGTCCCGTTATGTCCATTTCACCACAGGCAACTTATTTATCTAAGATTATTCCGAACGCAGTTCTGCCTGTTGCAATAGACATAATTGAAATTAATCATGATCACAGCCAGTGCAGTACGAATACAGTTAGCAAGAGTAGTTTAGCATCAGCTAGTCCAGCTTCTTTACGATCTGGAGGTGGCACAAATCAAGATCCAACTACCCCTAGCCCAAGCAGGAGCCATTCACAATCATCTGAGACTATTGTCTCGAACTCCTCCACAATCTCTTCAAAAGCAAAGTGTCTACCAACATTTGATGCCGACATCACCAAAGAAATTTCAGATTTAATCCCAAAAGACATAAATGTTACAAGCTCAAGTAGTTGTAAAAGCTTGAACAGTAACAGTACAAATCACAGACTGGACCACAGTGAGATCGGTGAAGCAGGGGTAAATGTCAGAAACAGCCATTCATTCTATCGTAATCTCTCTGTAATGAAGACAAAATTACCCCCAGCACCACCTCAGAGAACCTATTCCTTGCACCATGAAAAACTTAAGTGGAGATCAAGGGAACTGGTAGACATAAAAGATCTCAAACATATGTCCCCAAATGATGGGCAAACTGGTAGAGATCTTAGCAGTGCAAAAGACCATCAGTCAATCAGTAATGAGAAGAGTTCTGCCCATTCTTCAGTGCTCAACTCATCAAGAGACTTCCAGTCAGGTAACTCATCCCCACAGAAGACTGGAGAAGAATCTGGTGAAAACAAATTCGATAGGACTTTGTCTCCCTCGAGTGGATACTCAAGCCAAAGTGGGACACCTACGCATTCCCCTAAAGAGGTCAGTCCCACCTCACCAGGAAAGAGAAGAGTAAAGACTTTACAGCCTGAGAGAACAAGTGTACAGACCTCGCCGGTGGTTTCAGTCTCTTCATCAATGACATCTCTATCTTCAGTCACATCAGACACGGCACATCATGACATTCAAACCAACACCACCCCATCAGAGCCATTAAAGTGCTCCCCACCTGTTACAACAGTGAAAAACAAGGTGACACCAACACACCCAACTATTGCCCTTAGGGAACTGTTCAATGTTCCCCCTCCACCCAAGGTAAAAGCCCCATCTCCCCCACCCCCTGAAACCTGGATTCACAATAAACGAACACTTGAACTATTATGTGGCCCAGATCCAAACCACCATAGGTTACATCAgcttcaaaaacagcaaaaaggGTCATTAacaggtaaaaaacaaaacacaaattcaaTACACATCACTGAACAAACTTTACCAAAGatacagacaacaggaaaagTACAGTCAGGGACCCAACTGGAGAACAAAGAAGCTGTAAAAGAACGAAATGAGTCCATGTCACCACAAGTGTCTGAACAAATGCTAGTAGACCCGCCAGATTTGAGGCAAAACAAAAGCTCAACATTACacaatgaattaaatgaactAGAAAGTACAAAATTCCTCAAGGAGGTCAACCAGAACATTCATACACAAGATCAGAGAACTGTAGAGGATCAAAAGGAAAAAGGAAGCCAAAAACTCCTTACAAAGAAGGTACCAACTATCAAAGTTGATCAAAGTATGCTGGCACAAACAAACTGTGAAGTCAAACCAGATTCTGAAATCGTGAACACAGCATGCACCCTAAAGAATGATCAAACCAGTGAGGAGAACAAAGGAAACTGCATTAAGGACATTCTCAATCACAAAAAATTGCAAACTCTCGGTATAGAAGTACCTGAGGCCAATGGCatttctcctcctccttctccacCTCCAGAACACCACCCTCCACCACCACCAACTAAAAAGATGTTAGGCTTCTCAGTATCTATACCACCATCTGATGAAGATGAACAGAAACAAGAAACAGAGGAACAGGTGACTCTCCTGGAGTCTACTTGGCCTCCACCACCTCCACCAGAGGAAGAGTCAACTGACTTGATATTTGAGGAACAAGATGAACTTAACTTCCCACCACCACCTCCCTCGTTTATCCACGAGCCCCTTTCAGAGATATCTATCAATTGCAATGACGAATCATGTGAACAGCCTGACAATATAGAACTGAGGTCATCGAATGCCTCAGATATGGCCAGCAGTTCAGACCAAGATTCCGAAATACATGCCATTCTGCCAACAGGAACTGTACAAAATGATATGGAGGACAGGCAACAAGATAAGCCTTGTAACAACGTGTCACACTTCTCTGTGGACGAAGATGGCATGGAAAACACAACTGTAGCCCCTCCGAGAATGTCCTCTCTTTTACCAGATGAACTTGTACAAGGGGAGGAAATGGCATCACATGATTCATCAGAGCAAACATCACTTGACACCGAAGCAGAATACACTAACGTGCCACTTGCAACTCCTCTTCCAGTGGAAGACCAATCCACTGTTAACTTCCGAAGACACCAGTGCCTCATAAACAAAGACAACCGGAGCAAAGAACTGCTGTGTCATCAAAAAAGCACACCCATTCCAAAGGAGGATGCCAACATTCCCCTCGTCACACCTTCCTTACTTCAGATGGTGCGACTAAGATCTGTAATTGTAGATGAAGATCAAGCTAAAAATGATAGCAAACCAAGTGTTGAGTCCACAACAACGGAGGATCACAGTATTActagtcaagcaactccacaaaAGCCTATTCGCAAATCCTTGACCTTGAAGTCTAACTCACCTTCTAAGTCAACTCCTGCTACAACCACAGTCCAATCCATGCGTCTTCAAGAGGCCATACGTATGAAGACCGCTGCAATGTCCTCTAGTGGAGTACCTGCAGTGCTTAACACACGCTTAACCTCAACTAGTGATACTGGTCCACCTGTGCCATCCCCTAAATCACCAGATGGCTGTGACTTGCATATGTCCCCTGCATCTACAGCCAGCTTTATCTTCTCCAAAAGCACAAAGAAAGTTGTCATTGAAACACCCACTTCTCCAGAGGTCCAAGCAATCCTCAAACAAAGTCTTGCAGCTGAGATAATACAGATTTCCAACCAAGCCAAGACAAATGGGACAAAAAAGCCAATTAAGGTGCCGCCACCTGTTGCTAAGAAACCAGTGCATGGAACAAATACTCCCAACAGGACGGATAATGTAACACTGGACAAGACTGGGATCttgacaaataaacaaatgatgaaaGTCGAAGTTAATGGGCAAAATGATCAAGTGCATCCTGCTGGTCAGTAA
- the LOC113091472 gene encoding uncharacterized protein KIAA1522 homolog isoform X2 yields MSRSSSAGDLVPKDITEILALQQASKKKQGSSLGRAFSWLKGSKRKRSLSNGNSRSGGPCGRSGESTTAKQIHASGDSKGQKQNEQGKLTVHYTASQHYQENVFIEGSRPQYLEDLHSEAQEGLKILQQEENKNGVDFQDDQTVSEENTSSKERDESLETDSTAGHSVISVSTVSAVSLRPVLTRQGSTFKPLDPVKRLDKTKRGSRRTTIMGIPQQVQRELEMTRGTTLQQRPSGEHDGEVDSCGRVALPTIDGERPSVNQKGARVHLQNIEVFHTSRDEEFLINHIHSVYQDELNRKLGIGACPATRPRSLAVPGMTTYSFLHEPQGPVMSISPQATYLSKIIPNAVLPVAIDIIEINHDHSQCSTNTVSKSSLASASPASLRSGGGTNQDPTTPSPSRSHSQSSETIVSNSSTISSKAKCLPTFDADITKEISDLIPKDINVTSSSSCKSLNSNSTNHRLDHSEIGEAGVNVRNSHSFYRNLSVMKTKLPPAPPQRTYSLHHEKLKWRSRELVDIKDLKHMSPNDGQTGRDLSSAKDHQSISNEKSSAHSSVLNSSRDFQSGNSSPQKTGEESGENKFDRTLSPSSGYSSQSGTPTHSPKEVSPTSPGKRRVKTLQPERTSVQTSPVVSVSSSMTSLSSVTSDTAHHDIQTNTTPSEPLKCSPPVTTVKNKVTPTHPTIALRELFNVPPPPKVKAPSPPPPETWIHNKRTLELLCGPDPNHHRLHQLQKQQKGSLTGKKQNTNSIHITEQTLPKIQTTGKVQSGTQLENKEAVKERNESMSPQVSEQMLVDPPDLRQNKSSTLHNELNELESTKFLKEVNQNIHTQDQRTVEDQKEKGSQKLLTKKVPTIKVDQSMLAQTNCEVKPDSEIVNTACTLKNDQTSEENKGNCIKDILNHKKLQTLGIEVPEANGISPPPSPPPEHHPPPPPTKKMLGFSVSIPPSDEDEQKQETEEQVTLLESTWPPPPPPEEESTDLIFEEQDELNFPPPPPSFIHEPLSEISINCNDESCEQPDNIELRSSNASDMASSSDQDSEIHAILPTGTVQNDMEDRQQDKPCNNVSHFSVDEDGMENTTVAPPRMSSLLPDELVQGEEMASHDSSEQTSLDTEAEYTNVPLATPLPVEDQSTVNFRRHQCLINKDNRSKELLCHQKSTPIPKEDANIPLVTPSLLQMVRLRSVIVDEDQAKNDSKPSVESTTTEDHSITSQATPQKPIRKSLTLKSNSPSKSTPATTTVQSMRLQEAIRMKTAAMSSSGVPAVLNTRLTSTSDTGPPVPSPKSPDGCDLHMSPASTASFIFSKSTKKVVIETPTSPEVQAILKQSLAAEIIQISNQAKTNGTKKPIKVPPPVAKKPVHGTNTPNRTDNVTLDKTGILTNKQMMKVEVNGQNDQVHPAGQ; encoded by the exons GCCAAAAGCAGAATGAGCAAGGAAAGCTGACTGTACACTACACAGCCTCCCAGCACTACCAGGAGAATGTGTTCATAGAGGGAAGCAGGCCACAGTACCTGGAAGACCTGCATTCTGAGGCCCAGGAGGGACTGAAGATACTACAGCAGGAGG AGAACAAAAATGGAGTGGACTTTCAGGATGATCAGACTGTG TCAGAGGAAAATACAAGCTCAAAAGAAAGAGATGAATCACTTGAGACTGATAGTACTGCGGGACACTCCGTCATTTCAGTGTCAACTGTCTCAGCAGTCTCTTTACGTCCAGTACTTACACGTCAAG GCTCCACATTTAAGCCCTTGGACCCAGTTAAACGACTGGACAAGACCAAGAGGGGAAGTAGAAGAACAACTATAATGGGAATACCACAACAAGTACAAAGAGAACTGG AAATGACAAGAGGAACTACACTCCAGCAACGTCCAAGTGGAGAACATGATGGTGAAGTTGATTCCTGTGGCAGAGTTGCCCTCCCAACAATTGATGGAGAGCGCCCCTCAGTAAATCAAAAAGGAGCTCGTGTACACCTGCAGAACATTGAAGTTTTTCATACATCAAGAGATGAGGAGTTTCTAATAAACCACATCCATTCTGTCTACCAAGATGAGTTAAACCGAAAGCTTGGGATAGGAGCGTGCCCTGCAACGAGACCAAGGTCTCTTGCTGTGCCAGGGATGACCACTTACTCTTTCCTGCATGAGCCTCAAGGTCCCGTTATGTCCATTTCACCACAGGCAACTTATTTATCTAAGATTATTCCGAACGCAGTTCTGCCTGTTGCAATAGACATAATTGAAATTAATCATGATCACAGCCAGTGCAGTACGAATACAGTTAGCAAGAGTAGTTTAGCATCAGCTAGTCCAGCTTCTTTACGATCTGGAGGTGGCACAAATCAAGATCCAACTACCCCTAGCCCAAGCAGGAGCCATTCACAATCATCTGAGACTATTGTCTCGAACTCCTCCACAATCTCTTCAAAAGCAAAGTGTCTACCAACATTTGATGCCGACATCACCAAAGAAATTTCAGATTTAATCCCAAAAGACATAAATGTTACAAGCTCAAGTAGTTGTAAAAGCTTGAACAGTAACAGTACAAATCACAGACTGGACCACAGTGAGATCGGTGAAGCAGGGGTAAATGTCAGAAACAGCCATTCATTCTATCGTAATCTCTCTGTAATGAAGACAAAATTACCCCCAGCACCACCTCAGAGAACCTATTCCTTGCACCATGAAAAACTTAAGTGGAGATCAAGGGAACTGGTAGACATAAAAGATCTCAAACATATGTCCCCAAATGATGGGCAAACTGGTAGAGATCTTAGCAGTGCAAAAGACCATCAGTCAATCAGTAATGAGAAGAGTTCTGCCCATTCTTCAGTGCTCAACTCATCAAGAGACTTCCAGTCAGGTAACTCATCCCCACAGAAGACTGGAGAAGAATCTGGTGAAAACAAATTCGATAGGACTTTGTCTCCCTCGAGTGGATACTCAAGCCAAAGTGGGACACCTACGCATTCCCCTAAAGAGGTCAGTCCCACCTCACCAGGAAAGAGAAGAGTAAAGACTTTACAGCCTGAGAGAACAAGTGTACAGACCTCGCCGGTGGTTTCAGTCTCTTCATCAATGACATCTCTATCTTCAGTCACATCAGACACGGCACATCATGACATTCAAACCAACACCACCCCATCAGAGCCATTAAAGTGCTCCCCACCTGTTACAACAGTGAAAAACAAGGTGACACCAACACACCCAACTATTGCCCTTAGGGAACTGTTCAATGTTCCCCCTCCACCCAAGGTAAAAGCCCCATCTCCCCCACCCCCTGAAACCTGGATTCACAATAAACGAACACTTGAACTATTATGTGGCCCAGATCCAAACCACCATAGGTTACATCAgcttcaaaaacagcaaaaaggGTCATTAacaggtaaaaaacaaaacacaaattcaaTACACATCACTGAACAAACTTTACCAAAGatacagacaacaggaaaagTACAGTCAGGGACCCAACTGGAGAACAAAGAAGCTGTAAAAGAACGAAATGAGTCCATGTCACCACAAGTGTCTGAACAAATGCTAGTAGACCCGCCAGATTTGAGGCAAAACAAAAGCTCAACATTACacaatgaattaaatgaactAGAAAGTACAAAATTCCTCAAGGAGGTCAACCAGAACATTCATACACAAGATCAGAGAACTGTAGAGGATCAAAAGGAAAAAGGAAGCCAAAAACTCCTTACAAAGAAGGTACCAACTATCAAAGTTGATCAAAGTATGCTGGCACAAACAAACTGTGAAGTCAAACCAGATTCTGAAATCGTGAACACAGCATGCACCCTAAAGAATGATCAAACCAGTGAGGAGAACAAAGGAAACTGCATTAAGGACATTCTCAATCACAAAAAATTGCAAACTCTCGGTATAGAAGTACCTGAGGCCAATGGCatttctcctcctccttctccacCTCCAGAACACCACCCTCCACCACCACCAACTAAAAAGATGTTAGGCTTCTCAGTATCTATACCACCATCTGATGAAGATGAACAGAAACAAGAAACAGAGGAACAGGTGACTCTCCTGGAGTCTACTTGGCCTCCACCACCTCCACCAGAGGAAGAGTCAACTGACTTGATATTTGAGGAACAAGATGAACTTAACTTCCCACCACCACCTCCCTCGTTTATCCACGAGCCCCTTTCAGAGATATCTATCAATTGCAATGACGAATCATGTGAACAGCCTGACAATATAGAACTGAGGTCATCGAATGCCTCAGATATGGCCAGCAGTTCAGACCAAGATTCCGAAATACATGCCATTCTGCCAACAGGAACTGTACAAAATGATATGGAGGACAGGCAACAAGATAAGCCTTGTAACAACGTGTCACACTTCTCTGTGGACGAAGATGGCATGGAAAACACAACTGTAGCCCCTCCGAGAATGTCCTCTCTTTTACCAGATGAACTTGTACAAGGGGAGGAAATGGCATCACATGATTCATCAGAGCAAACATCACTTGACACCGAAGCAGAATACACTAACGTGCCACTTGCAACTCCTCTTCCAGTGGAAGACCAATCCACTGTTAACTTCCGAAGACACCAGTGCCTCATAAACAAAGACAACCGGAGCAAAGAACTGCTGTGTCATCAAAAAAGCACACCCATTCCAAAGGAGGATGCCAACATTCCCCTCGTCACACCTTCCTTACTTCAGATGGTGCGACTAAGATCTGTAATTGTAGATGAAGATCAAGCTAAAAATGATAGCAAACCAAGTGTTGAGTCCACAACAACGGAGGATCACAGTATTActagtcaagcaactccacaaaAGCCTATTCGCAAATCCTTGACCTTGAAGTCTAACTCACCTTCTAAGTCAACTCCTGCTACAACCACAGTCCAATCCATGCGTCTTCAAGAGGCCATACGTATGAAGACCGCTGCAATGTCCTCTAGTGGAGTACCTGCAGTGCTTAACACACGCTTAACCTCAACTAGTGATACTGGTCCACCTGTGCCATCCCCTAAATCACCAGATGGCTGTGACTTGCATATGTCCCCTGCATCTACAGCCAGCTTTATCTTCTCCAAAAGCACAAAGAAAGTTGTCATTGAAACACCCACTTCTCCAGAGGTCCAAGCAATCCTCAAACAAAGTCTTGCAGCTGAGATAATACAGATTTCCAACCAAGCCAAGACAAATGGGACAAAAAAGCCAATTAAGGTGCCGCCACCTGTTGCTAAGAAACCAGTGCATGGAACAAATACTCCCAACAGGACGGATAATGTAACACTGGACAAGACTGGGATCttgacaaataaacaaatgatgaaaGTCGAAGTTAATGGGCAAAATGATCAAGTGCATCCTGCTGGTCAGTAA